AAGCTGGCGCGTGAGAGTTACCAGAACGCCAGGGCGTTGCCGCCCGAGCGCAAGGCGCAGGTGTGGCAGCAGTACCAGCAGCTCACCGAAGAGCAGAAGAGCCGTCTGGCCGCCGACGACAAGAAGCAGGCAAATCGCCCCAACGTTGTCAGCGCGCCGCCGTCGGGCCGCACGGGCGTGAAGAACCCCTACGCCGTCGTCCATCGCAAGGACGCCGCGGCAGCCGGCAGGAACGGCGCACTGCCTGCGCCCGCCACGGCGCCGGCTTCGACGGCATCCGCCCCGGTGGCAGCGCTGCCGGCGCCTGCGTCCACGGCGCCCTCCACCGCCGCGTCGTCCGCCAGTGCAAGCGCCGCCGGTGCAAGCGCGGCGAATGCCGACAAGAATGGCGACGCCGTCTTCAACTCCGATCTGTATCACCATAACTGACGCCTACCCGCGGGCCTCAGTCCAAGCCATACCGCAACGGCCGCCTACGGGCGGCCGCTTGCATGGTGCGACGGCACCGCGACGCCGCAGCGCCCTGCCGGCTGGCCCATCGGCGCATTCTTCCGCATAATGGGCGACGCATTGCCGGCCGGGCAAAGGGCCTGGCACCCGACACAAGATCCCAGATCACGCTGCGACGAGCGACCGCCGATGACCGACACCGCCACCCAGACTGCCACGCCGCCACGCGCCACGGGCGCCGTCCCGCCACCAGGCCACGGCTACGCGGTACCGACGCTGCGCCGCCGCCTGCTCTCGATGGTCTACGAGTCGCTGCTGCTCTTCGGTGTGCTGTTTCTGGCCGGCTACCTCTTCAGCACCCTGACGCAGCAACGCAGCGGCCTGATGTATCGTCACGCGATGCAGG
The Pandoraea pulmonicola DNA segment above includes these coding regions:
- a CDS encoding DUF3106 domain-containing protein: MTRRNVLFLVAALIVAGLAGTAALRRAQTPAPVSDAPPTIGASASGAAPTNAPVGSLSASAPQAGSAAPAAALPSPGGYWAKLSPAQQEALAPLAQDWNRMGERQREKWIEIAKRFHALSPEGRKRLHDRMADWVRLTPEQRKLARESYQNARALPPERKAQVWQQYQQLTEEQKSRLAADDKKQANRPNVVSAPPSGRTGVKNPYAVVHRKDAAAAGRNGALPAPATAPASTASAPVAALPAPASTAPSTAASSASASAAGASAANADKNGDAVFNSDLYHHN